TTATCGCCAGTTACCTCAACCACTAAGATATGGTGCGGAATGTTAACATTACGACCATCCATAACTATTTGATCGCCAGGCCGTATTTTATTGACCGTTGGGACAACCTCATTGGCGGCTAAACTAGTAAGAATTCGGACACCTGCTAAGCGAACCGGCTGGTTACCCCAAAACTCTTGAATTTTAGCCAGCGAAACATGCTCGGGCTGGCTCTGCAGCAAGTCTTCGGTAATATGTGGCGGATGTGTATAGGCAGGGTTAAAAAAGTCTTTGAGTAATGCGGTACGGTCCTTGTATAAATAGTCCGCCAGATTAAGGCCCTGGTCTTGCAGATACTCATCAAAAACATGAAAAATAAAGCCGGAACAATCAACTCCCAAGCGAATTGAGGCCATGAACTGACGATAATCGTTGCCGGTTTTTAGGTGACCTTTGGCCTGACCGATATGCTGCTCCAAGGCTTCCTGGATTTCATCTGGCGAGCCCTTACCGTTATACAGCCCCCTCACCGGATGCTCGCCTTGGTGGCTCGGCACCTCGTCACGCCAATACGGCGTCCAAAACTCTACCCCGCCCTCAGAAAGCTTATAGCGGTTGGCGATCTCGATTAGTTTACGCGAATCAATCACCCCAGCAACTCCTCAACTTCACGCCAGGTCCGGGCTCTGGTCGCCCCCTCGGGCAGATCTTTGTCTCCGTTCCATTCATAGCTACCAAAGGCAATCCCCCGAATACCGGCCGCGATGCAGTCGGCCAAGTAAACCGGGCTATCATCAATCATGGTTTCGGCCCCAATTTCGTTGCAGACCACCGACTTGCGGCGATCGCCAGCGTAGTTAACCTTTTCGAAAACATCCGGCATAAACCGATCGATCCAGGGCTGCGTATATGGAGCAAAATCAGCACTGCGGCCGGTCACAATCATTAAGCGATAACGCTCCTTGAGCCGACTTAAGGACTCAACCGCACCGTCGATTGGCTGCGTCGCAAGTGCCTCATCGGTCGACAGGTAATCAAAAATCCACTGCTCAGCTTGCTTGCGACTATGGTTCCAGCCGTGCTTGGGGGTGCCCACCTTTTGAGCAAAATGAATATCGTGAACTGTAATGAAATCTTCATGAGTCTGGTTGTAAGCATCAACCATTTCGTGAACATGGGTCACCAAGGTGTCATCGAAATCGATTGCTATAATCGGCTTACTCACAGAGTGCTCTCCGCCGAGCGACTGTTAATTTCGGCCTGCAGTTTAGTTACAAAATCATTAAATGACAGCGAAACCTCTCGGTCGCCAAGATCGGCTCGGAGGCGTGGGTTGAGTTGGTCGCTTTCAACCTCCTTTTCGCCCACCACAACCGTATACGGAACCTTCATCAGGCTGGCGCTGCGAATCTTTTTACCAACCGACTCGCTACTCAGATCAAGCTCCGCCCGAATACCGGCTTGCTTGAGCTGCTGTTTCCACTGCTGGGCCTTATCGACTATCTTTTCGGAATCATTAACGGTGATAAGGCGAACCTGCTCCGGCGCCAACCAAGTCGGGAAGTTACCGGCAAAGTGTTCGATGAGGATAGCCATAAATCTTTCGTATGAACCAAGGATGGCACGATGAACCATTATCGGAGTCTTTTCTTGGCCATCGCTGTCTACGTAGGTTAAGCCAAACCGCTTAGGCATGGCAAAATCAATCTGAATGGTCGAAAGCTGACGTTCATTGCCCAGCGCGTCCTTAAACATAAAATCAAGTTTAGGACCGTACAGGGCTGCCTCCCCCTCCATCCGCTGCGCATTCAACTTTAGGTCATCCGAAACCTGCTGCAACAGCTCTTCGGCCCGATTCCAATCAGCGTCCTCTCCGATATATGACTCCATATCCTGAGGATCACGAACCGATAACGAAACCCAGTGATCACCGTACATACCCAAATCGGTGTAGAAACGCTTAATTATTTCGGCAATCAACTTGGCCTCATCCTTAATTTGGTCAACAGTACAAAAAGTGTGTCCGTCATCCACGGTGATAGCCCGTACTCGAGTTAATCCACCTATCTCACCCGGCTTCTCATCACGATACTGCATGGTTGACTCCATGTAGCGAACCGGCAGGTCGCGGTAGCTCTTTGGGGTTGAGGCATACAGCTGAGTATGGTGCGGGCAGTTAACCGGCTTGAGAATAAAGTCCTGATATTTACCCTTAACGTGGAGCAACTCGTCCTTAAACTTGTCCGCATGGCCAGATGTTTTATACAGATCAAGCTTAGCTATATGAGGAATGGTTACCTCTTGCACGTCAAAGTCGTGGCTAGCATCCGCCAAGGCTCTTTTAAGCTCGTTGCGCATAGCAGTACCTCGAGGCGTCCACAATGGAAGACCGGAACCAACCAAGTTTGAAAAGGTAAACAAATCCAGCTGCTTGCCGAGCTTGCGATGGTCGCGCTTTTCGGCCTCGGCCAGTTGTTCAAGGTAGTTGTTCAAATCTTCTTTGGTCGCAAAGGCCACGCCATAAATGCGCTGGAGCTGCGGATTTTTTTCGTCGCCGCGCCAGTAAGCACCAGAAACTTTGGTTAACTTAAAGACGCCGGCCTGACCGGTATCTTCCAGATGCGGTCCGCGACACAAATCAACAAAATCGCCGGTTTTGTATAACGATACCGTTGTAACTTTTTCAGCACTTTCGGCACCCAACTGCTCGCGGTCAATGTCCTTTGCGACGGTGGTGCCATGCTTTTTGAGGTCGCTCAAAAGCTCTACTTTAAATGGCTGTTCAGCCTGTTTGAACAACGAAATAGCTTCATTTAGACCAACCTCTTGTCGCTCGAACACCATTTTTTGTTTAATGATTTCTTGCATCTTTTTGGTAACCGCTTTAAGGTCATCCGGGCTTAATGTTTTATCAATATCTACATCGTAATAAAAGCCATTATCGATAACCGGGCCAACGCCAAACTTGGCCTTTGGGTAAAGCTGCTGCAAGGCCGCCGCCATAATATGAGCCATCGAGTGGCGCATAACGTGCAGCTGATAGGTTGAATTTTCTGATTTTTTTTGAGCCATACTCGGTTACCTCTTTACTAAAATAACAAAAAACACGCTATTGCTAGCGCGTTTGGACCCCAAATTGCGCGAGGGCGGTTCCACCAAACTTCCCTGCCGGTGCAGGACTCTTAGGAGCCGATGTACGTCACCGACAAACGGAGCTACGGGGCGGTTAACTCCCGCTGCGCTCTATTCAACTCTCAATGAGGTTATTATACCTCGTTATCTCGAGAACCTTCAAGTGTCTTAAACGCTTCTGCCTCCAAGTCTCCAACCGGCTTGCCTGCCACTGCATCTTCAAGCGCCTGCACCTCAGCTGCATTTGCAAGTTTATGAAAATCAGCATTGGCCTGCTCAACCCTATCAGCGTGGGTGACCCTCTTTGTTTCTTCGGCCGACTTAAAGGATGGCTCCCCAACCTTATCGAGACCAGGAGCTTCGTTTGGTTCACCTATAAACATGTTTGCCCTCTCTTATTGTATTGAATAATAGCATGGTGGATCTGACAGGATTCGAACCTGTGACCTCTTGAATGTGAATCAAGCGCTCTAACCAGCTGAGCTACAGATCCGTATAAGTACTGGTGGGCCCTACAGGACTCGAACCTGTGACCTCTTCAACGTCAATGAAGCGCTCTAGCCAGCTGAGCTAAGGGCCCACGTACCAAGAGAATATAGCTGATTTGGACGGTTTTTTCAATCTCATAATAGCTTGGCGCAGTTGATGCCTCCGCAGTGAGCGTGATAGCGAACGCAGGAGCCATCAACGGAGCCATGTCGCTTTATGCAACCCGCCAAAAATGTAATCCGCTTACGCTTGCTGTTACAAGGTCCCCCACGGTAAGCTTTGTACAAGACGCCAAAGTGGGGATTCAGCTATGTTAACGCAGTCGATTGCCGACAAGATTCACTCAAAGGTAGCCGGTCTAGTTGGCCAGCCGCTGTCGGTGACCGATGTTAACGGCACCATTTTGGCCACCAGCGACCCGCGCGTAGACGAGAGTGCCGACATTCAGGCCATACCCTGGGCTATCGGCTTGGCACACGATAACTCAACCATTGGCTATGTGGTTTTATCGCGAGAGATGCCCAATCATCAAGAGATTGCGCCACTCATACAATCAATATCCGAACTTATCCTCCATCAATCCCTATTAATAGAGCGGCTGCCTCACCAAGAGGAGCGGCTGGACAAGTTTATTTACGACTTGGTTACCGGATCATTAACCGACTTTGCGACCATATCGGCCGAGGCTAGACTGTTTGATATTGATTTTGAGCTCCCCCGCCTCGCGCTGGTCGTCAACGTTGACGACCCAGTGTTGACCGGCGAGATCCGCGACATCAGCGATCGCGAGTTGCGAATTAGTCGCTACAAGTTCGGCCTCAACCGTGGCCTTAACTCCTACTACACCGCCACCACCAGCAACGTTGTGGCTTATTTGGGCCACAACAGCTTTTGCATCTTAAAGGAGTTGGGCGAAGAAGACATGACCACCTCGCTCGAACGATTTAAGCGCTCAACCGGCACGCTGTACGGCATTTTAAAGGGTGAAATAAAGCAGCCCATCACCATTGGAGTTGGCAACTACCATCCTGGGATCGAGGGCTTGCGCCAAAGTTATGATGAGGCGCTATCGGCCATCGAGTTGGGCTCTCAAAACTGGGATGACAACCGAGTATACCACATTGATGACTTTGGAGTGGTCGCGCCACTGCTTTCGGGAGTGGATGAGTCAAACAGCTACTTTAGCCGCGAGCTACTCGACAAGCTCAGCACCCACGAGCATGTGAACGAGACTTTAGAAAGCTTTTTTAGTAACAACATGGCCCTTACTCAAACCGCCAACGAGCTTGGTATTCACCGTAACACCCTGGTCTACCGTCTCGAACGCATTACCGAGGCACTCGACTTGGATCCGCGGGTGTTCGAAGACGCCGTTCAGATTAAGCTGGCCATGTTGTTTGCTAGATTTGTGGAGCAGAATCAAAAATGAAGCTAACTCCCAAAATCAGCAACGAGATTGTGAGCCGGGCCCAGTTGGTTTTGGGTCGACGGATTTTGGTTACCGACCAGCAGGGCCGCTTAATGGCGGGAAACACCGCCGGTTTGCCAGTTAAGGGCGCCATTCTTGATGGACTAAGGGCCTGTCAGGAGGGCAAGGTGATCCGCGGCAGCGTTGGCGAAACCAGCGTGTCTTGGTGCCCTTTTGTGTACGAGCAGCAGACCATCGGTGCCTTTGGCGTGATCGAAGAGGACGTGCAGGTTACCCCGGAGGCACTTAGCTTACTGCAGGGACTCACCGAGGTGGTAACCCATCAGCACTTTTTGTTAGAAAGAGTGCAGCCGTCTGGCGGCGTGCAGGCCAAGTTCTTGCGCGAGCTGCTCACTTCAACCCAAATCGACACCAATGAGCGCTATCGTCAAGCCGATATCCTGCAGCTTAATATTCGCGCTCCTCAAGCTGTAATGCTGGTGCGAGTTGGGGGCCTTGAGCCTACTAGTAAAAATGGCGACTCAAATCAAACCGACGAGCTAACCCCTAACGGCCAGATTGCCGAGATTATCACCACCATCCAGGCTCTGTTTGACGATGAGCCAGATAATGTAGTGGCCTATTTGGGCGATGAGGTTTTTGTGGTGCTAAAGGGTATTGGCGGCAGTGGCCTCAACACCCGCAACACCACCCGCTTTTTAAAGGATAAGGGCGCCTACCTGCATCGTAGCCTGGCGCAAAAGTTACCCAGCAATCGCGTTACCATTGGGGTTGGTCAGTACTACCCCGACCTAGGAGGACTGCGCAAAAGCTATCAGGAGTCAAAGTTGGCTCTAAGCGTAGGATCGCGAGTTTGGGGCGAAGGCCAGCTGTATCACATCCGCCAGGTTGGCATGTTTGTCACCTTGGCTAATACCGCCTACGAGCACAAGGCTGAGTTGGCGCATCAAATCCTCCACCCACTCTTACGCGACGAGCAGCTTTATAAAACGGTGCGGTTGTTTTTAGAAAACGGTTTGAACCTCACCAACGCGGCCCAAAAGCTGCATGTTCACCGCAATACTTTAATCTACCGACTCGATAAAGTAAGCCGCTTAATTGGCCTTGACCCGCGCAAGTTTGAGGATGCCCTGCAAATCAAACTTGGCTTAATGTTCTATCAAGATTCAGAGCTACCAGCCACCAATAGCTCTAATTAAAGACCCGGGTACTGCCTTCTTACAAAAACCAACTGCCATACTTGCAATTTTTTGTAAAAGTTGTAATTTGACATTTTTGTTAATAAAAACTATCCTTATAGGCAGTTTGGGCGGTCTCACAAAGTGGATCGCTAAATTTATTGGGCTTTAACCCATATTAATGAGGAGAGTTTAAATATGAGTCGCTACTCCAACCTTGACTCTTACGCCTTGTTTTACGAAAAAATTGAGGGCGGTAACCCCCATACCGTTTCGAACACCAACACCGGCAACCGAGCCACGTCCGGCGTCCCTACCCTACCAAAAGAGCAGCTAGCTGAACTCAGCCGCGACATAAATCAACCAATTGTTGAGACCCCCGACACCAACCCACACACCTCGCAGCAATAGCCGGCTGACTTAGCCGGTTTTATTGTGGCTTGCTTGTTCGCCTTTTGTTCGGTATAATAGATGTGGGGATACTTCTAAGCAGGAGGAGTTGTTATGAAGCAGCAGCTTACAACATCAAGGCATAAGTTAAGAGTTTATCAGCTAAGTCGACAGCTAGAGGACGATATTCATGAGTTGATCAAACAACTCCCCGCTTCGGAGTTCTATGGCCTCGGAGATGAGCTGAGGCGTGGTAGCGCTACGGTCGCCCATTACATCAGCGAGGCCGATCAGCGCTACAGCTACAGCCTTAAAGTCGAAACCCTCAATCTAGCTCGAACCGCCATTCGCCAGGTCAGAGAGCTGCTAAGCCAGTACCAAAAAGAGTCCTTTGGGAGCACTGCCGAGATACGCAAGCAGTACCAGGCTCTTAGCCAGCAGCTATGGGCCCTGATAGCCCACTACCGCCGCCGGCAGCAGGAGCGACAGAGCCGGGCTCGAATTAAGGCGGCCGACGCACTAGCTTTTGCCCGCAGCTAAAGCCATGGGGATTGAGCGACTGCTATCCCAGCAGCCGGTGCACGGAAGGATTATCTATATCGACATGGACTCCTTTTTTGCCTCGGTTGAACAGCAAGTAAACCCGGATTTGCGGGGTAAGCCGGTCGCGATCTGCCCCTTTCTACATAATGCCACCTCGGTTATAGCCGCTTCGATCGAAGCTAAGCGACTTGGCGTCCGCACCGGTACACCGGTTCGAATGGCTAAGCAGCTATGCCCCGGTCTAGTCTTGCTCGCCGACACCCCCACTAGCTACCGCCAATTCCATAGCGCCATCATGGCCGAGCTAGCCGAAACCCGCTGCCAGGTAGAGGTGCGAAGCATCGATGAGGCCGCTCTAACCGTGCCGTATGACTTGGTACCAACTGCTCCTAAGGTTGCCCATGAGGTGCAAGAGCGCATATTTAAGGTTGGCAGCCAGCTAAGCTGCTCCGTCGGAATAGCCAGCAACCGCTTTTTAGCTAAAATGGCCACCAAGCTACACAAACCCGGAGGCATTGCCGAGCTAAGACCGGAAGACCTGCCAGTCTACTATGAGCTGCTAGAGCTAACCGATCTATACGGCATCTCCTGGCGGATGGAGCGACGGCTTAACCGACTAGGGATTACCACCCCGCAAGGCTTCTACCAAGCCTCCCACCAGCTGCTAGAGCAGGCTTTCGGTATTGAGGGAACTCGCTGGTATCTACGACTGCGCGGCTATGAGGTTGATGGGCGCCAAACCAAGCGCGGTATGATTGGCCACCAAACCACCATAACCCCTGAACCGGCCACCGAATATGACCAGATAGCGCTAGTGGCCAGTCAGCTTTGCCATCGGGCCTCCTATCGCCTACGGCTAGCCGGACTAGCGGCGCGCTGTCTGTCGGTTGGTTTGCGCTATAGCGACCGTAGCAAGCAATATCGTCGCTACTACACCCACTATCCGTTCTGGGATGCAGACAGCTGCGTCAGGCACGCCAGCAAGCTCCTTAAAGACATACCCCTAGATCAACCGGTGCGCCTGGTAGACGTAAGCTTATCCCGGCTCTCGCCTCAAGCCGATCTAACTCTGTCTCTATTCCCCGAAAAAACCCCGTTTAAGCAGATAAGCTCGGTGGTTGATCAAATCAATGGGCGCTGGGGGCGAGGCACCATTAAGCCGGCCCTGCATCTGGGTAGCCAGCAGGCTCGAGACCGAATTGGCTTTGGTAACGCCCACCAGATGGCCTCAGAAAAGACCCTACAGACTTAAGGGCCGAGTCCGTAATGGACCCGACCCCTTAATAGCTCACGCTTACTGGTATTGCTTGAGCAAGCGTGAGCTTTCGGCCAGGAATTCGAAACAGCGCGCAATCGACAGGGTGTCTTGCTCATCACCAGAGCGTAGCCTCGACTGGGCGTCCCAGCATAGCTGCGGGTAGATATCGAGTAGCTCTTGAAGCCGATAGACCCGATCAGCATCCAGGCCACCAGTCACACCCCAGCCAAAATCGAGGCCCGAATCAACCTCGGCTTCAAGTACCGACACCGCTTCGACTAGGTCAAAAGAAATGCCCTCGCCCCCGCTCGGATCAAACAGCACGTAGTCAACAAGCCCCTCGTAAGGCTTAAGCCGTTGGATTAGGCGCGCAGGAGAGCCTCCTGCTTCACGATAAGCAAAGCGGCTTACCTGAAGAATCAGATTGGGTTGGGGGTAAACCTGCCTAAACTCAGTCAGCTGACCAGGCTCAGGCCAGCTAATGTTGAGCTGAATACCCTGAGCTCGAGGAATGAACTGCATTATCTGATTCAGCTGCTGGCAAAGCCGAGGATCTCGGCTATTAAAGTGAACCACGTTGAAGAACCGATCGTCACTCACCATTAGATCTGCGACCTGGCTGATCTGGGGGTATTGGGCCGGATTGCTTGGTGGCTCACCTACAAGTGTCTTCCGACTAACCAGAGGTCCATTCATGAACCAAACCGATTCTGGCCACCTCACTAGGCGCAAAATCTCTTGCAGCTTATAAATTTCTTCAATGCTGGTTGTAGCTGCGATTCCAACGTACTGGTGTCTAGGCTCTGTCATGGTTCCTCCGGGTGTGATAACCGGACATATTCATGGTAACGAGTTGCGACAACAGATGATAGCCACAGATGTGGTCATGCCGCTCCCGCACCCAACAGGAGTGACGAGTACTTTTCCCCATGCTAAAAGAGTTTTCCACTTGTGATTTTAATAGTCACATGACAACATATTGTCATGGATTTGAAAAAAGTCTTTACAGCCTTAGCCCCCTCGCCTACAATACTTCTTGTGGTAAGGAAGCTCTCGGTTGAACTTAAGTTTAAGTTCGTACAGCCGAGAGCACTTTTTATTTGGTTTAACCTAATTAAAACCAAGATGGAGGCCTGAGAATGAAGTGCCCCTACTGTCGTGCCGAGACTACCGATGTTTATAACAGTCGCCCGACCAAATTTGGTACTCAGATTTGGCGACGTAGGCGATGCTTGAGCTGTCATGAGTCATTTACTACTTATGAAGCAGCTGATTTAGGATTTATGAAGGTAATGAAAAAAAGTGGAAAGCGCGAGCGCTACTCTCGCGCCAAGCTGTTTAGTGGTATTTATGGGGCGTTTTTAGAGATTAGTGGTAAGCAAAATGTGGTTGATGCGGTAACCGATACGGTTGAGTCTCGCATTCTAGACACCAAGAAAGAAGAGATCCACACCGATCAAATTGCCCAGATAGTGCTTGCTACCCTAAAGCACTACAATATGGCCGCGTTTATGCGTTACCTGGCCAACCAGGCGGATGTGGTAAATGAAGCGCAGTTACGGCGGGAATTAAAGAAGTACTAATAATATCTACCCACCGGGTTTTGGGAGTGGGTAAAATCAATTTTTAACCTGAGCTTACGTGTGGGTTAGTTTTTTGAATTTGGTAAATTTTGCAAAATGTTAGCAAATTTTCCAATTATGCAAATTTCAAATATGTACCCAAAAAGTAAGACCGCTTTGGGGGCGGTCTTACAGATAGATCAACGACATCTAAAACAAATTAGCTGTTTTTAGCGCCCTCTCCTGGGGGTGTGCTTTCGGCGCCGCCAGCCTTACCTTCTGGCTCCTTGCGAGTTGGCTCGTCATCTTCGGTAACAACCTCTTCCTCGCCCTCTTCGACCGCGCCCTCAGGCATTTCGGCCTGCTCGTCAATCTCAGCATCCAGCTCCTCAAGCTCCTCGTCGCTACGAGGTGGCTCAACCTTAGCAACCAGCTCTTCGGGGGCGGTTAAAACCTCTACCCCAGCTGGGATCTTAAGGTCGGCCACGGTAATACTCTTATCAAAATCATCTAACACCGAGATGTCATACTCAATTGATTCGGGCAAGTCACCTGGCAATGCCTCGACCTCAATCGATTCCAGTGGGCGGACCAAACTACCCTCCTGCTGGTAGACCGCGGTTGACTCGCCGATCATATGCAGCGGAATCTCGGTCTTAATCTTTTCATCCATCTTAACTAGGTAAAAATCGGCGTGTAAGATTCGGCCGCTAGGGGCATCAATCTGTACATCATGGAACAAAGCGTTTTTTTGGCGAGCATCATCAATCTTAACTCCAATAATTTGGTTACCACCGGCCCGAGCGTAGGCCCGTGACAGATCGCGAGTGTTAATGGTGATACTTTGAGTGTCGCTACCGTGGCCATAAATAACGGCTGGAGTTTGACCCTGTTGGCGCAACTGGTTAACAGATTTGCCGCGCTGCTCCCGGGTGGTAGCAGTTAGCACAATCTTATCGGTTGTAGCGGTCGAAGACATAGAAAATTCCTATTTAATAGTAATTAAACCTGGGTGGAGCGAAAGCCGCCGCGACGCTTAGAGATTAGCCGATGAAACTCGGCGATTTCTTCAGCTCTAATCTCACCCATGGTGGCAAACTTGGCCTCCTCGGCTTGACGCAGATCGGTTTTAGACCGACCCCCGGCCTGACCAATTGGCACCGCCGTCAAAACCGGTAGTGAGCATTCGTGACAGTTAAGCTGAACAAAACCGTAACGATTTAAATCTCCCAGGTAGTTAATGTCGTCCAAGTGGTAGCTGGTATCACAGGAGGGGCACTTGTAGAACTCTTGCAGGTACTTAATGACATCTTGTAAATGTTTACGACTCATGGGTAGACCCCCTCTTACACCCCCTATTATACCGCAATCAGGACGAACCTGACCATTTTATTGCAACGGCTGGCGATGTCGTCCAATTCTAATCAGGCTAGCAATTAACACCACCACAACCACCAACAGCACCAGCAGAGCCACTAGTTTATGAAACCGTTCTGACATTAAGGCAATTACGCCAAATAGACCGGCCAACAGATACAGGGCGATAACCGCCAGGCGCTGCGACAACCCGGCTTGCAGCAGCAGGTGGTGCAGGTGCTCACGGTCGGCTGTAAAGGGATGGACCCCCTTACGAATTCGCCGAATAGCCGCCCACAGCGCATCAATAATGGTAAAACCAAGCACCAGCAAAATGGTGGCTAGCTTGCCGCCGGAGTAAATGGCCAGCATGGCCAGCATCAACCCCAGAAAATAAGACCCTGAGTCCCCCATAAAAATTTTGGCGGGATAAAAGTTGAATGGCAGAAAGCCCAGCGTTGAACCGGCCAGCAAAAAGGCCA
This window of the Patescibacteria group bacterium genome carries:
- the thrS gene encoding threonine--tRNA ligase — its product is MAQKKSENSTYQLHVMRHSMAHIMAAALQQLYPKAKFGVGPVIDNGFYYDVDIDKTLSPDDLKAVTKKMQEIIKQKMVFERQEVGLNEAISLFKQAEQPFKVELLSDLKKHGTTVAKDIDREQLGAESAEKVTTVSLYKTGDFVDLCRGPHLEDTGQAGVFKLTKVSGAYWRGDEKNPQLQRIYGVAFATKEDLNNYLEQLAEAEKRDHRKLGKQLDLFTFSNLVGSGLPLWTPRGTAMRNELKRALADASHDFDVQEVTIPHIAKLDLYKTSGHADKFKDELLHVKGKYQDFILKPVNCPHHTQLYASTPKSYRDLPVRYMESTMQYRDEKPGEIGGLTRVRAITVDDGHTFCTVDQIKDEAKLIAEIIKRFYTDLGMYGDHWVSLSVRDPQDMESYIGEDADWNRAEELLQQVSDDLKLNAQRMEGEAALYGPKLDFMFKDALGNERQLSTIQIDFAMPKRFGLTYVDSDGQEKTPIMVHRAILGSYERFMAILIEHFAGNFPTWLAPEQVRLITVNDSEKIVDKAQQWKQQLKQAGIRAELDLSSESVGKKIRSASLMKVPYTVVVGEKEVESDQLNPRLRADLGDREVSLSFNDFVTKLQAEINSRSAESTL
- a CDS encoding four helix bundle protein; the encoded protein is MKQQLTTSRHKLRVYQLSRQLEDDIHELIKQLPASEFYGLGDELRRGSATVAHYISEADQRYSYSLKVETLNLARTAIRQVRELLSQYQKESFGSTAEIRKQYQALSQQLWALIAHYRRRQQERQSRARIKAADALAFARS
- a CDS encoding DNA polymerase IV, which gives rise to MGIERLLSQQPVHGRIIYIDMDSFFASVEQQVNPDLRGKPVAICPFLHNATSVIAASIEAKRLGVRTGTPVRMAKQLCPGLVLLADTPTSYRQFHSAIMAELAETRCQVEVRSIDEAALTVPYDLVPTAPKVAHEVQERIFKVGSQLSCSVGIASNRFLAKMATKLHKPGGIAELRPEDLPVYYELLELTDLYGISWRMERRLNRLGITTPQGFYQASHQLLEQAFGIEGTRWYLRLRGYEVDGRQTKRGMIGHQTTITPEPATEYDQIALVASQLCHRASYRLRLAGLAARCLSVGLRYSDRSKQYRRYYTHYPFWDADSCVRHASKLLKDIPLDQPVRLVDVSLSRLSPQADLTLSLFPEKTPFKQISSVVDQINGRWGRGTIKPALHLGSQQARDRIGFGNAHQMASEKTLQT
- the nrdR gene encoding transcriptional repressor NrdR produces the protein MKCPYCRAETTDVYNSRPTKFGTQIWRRRRCLSCHESFTTYEAADLGFMKVMKKSGKRERYSRAKLFSGIYGAFLEISGKQNVVDAVTDTVESRILDTKKEEIHTDQIAQIVLATLKHYNMAAFMRYLANQADVVNEAQLRRELKKY
- a CDS encoding 50S ribosomal protein L25, whose protein sequence is MSSTATTDKIVLTATTREQRGKSVNQLRQQGQTPAVIYGHGSDTQSITINTRDLSRAYARAGGNQIIGVKIDDARQKNALFHDVQIDAPSGRILHADFYLVKMDEKIKTEIPLHMIGESTAVYQQEGSLVRPLESIEVEALPGDLPESIEYDISVLDDFDKSITVADLKIPAGVEVLTAPEELVAKVEPPRSDEELEELDAEIDEQAEMPEGAVEEGEEEVVTEDDEPTRKEPEGKAGGAESTPPGEGAKNS